Genomic window (Cyanobacteria bacterium GSL.Bin1):
TAGACGCCAAATAATTCTAGTGGACCTTTGCGCCAAGGGCGGAGTTGCTTTAAGCCGGTTTCTAACTGTTGATCAGTCGTCTCATCGGTGTCTTCTTTGCAACCAATTTTGACATGATGTTGCAGTTCCACTCGACTCGGTTTTAAATCAGGGAGGTTCTCAACCACGGCTTGCCATTCTAAAAAATGTCCATGTCGTTTGGGTTGTAAGGCAGTATCTACTGCTTCGGGAAGTGTTTCTAACCAGGGGGCGGCAGGAGATGCTGCCAGTTGGTCATAGAGAGGCTGGTAGTCAAACATCAGGGATAGTTTTGGCTAAACGTGAGGGGAACATACATTAGCACCTGTTATCCCCTGCTGCAAGAGTTGCGCTGCCACCGCGATCGCGATTTCACGGGGATGTTTGCCGGTAATCCCCTCAATTCCAATCGGACAGGTGAGGCGTTGCAGTTCCGTTTTGGCGACTCCTGCCTCTTGGAGATATTTTTCAAAGCGCGATCGTTTGGTTTTGCTGCCGATTAGCCCGAGGTAAGCAAATTGATTGTGGGTAAATGCGGCCTGAACAATTTGGAAATCCCGTGGGTGTAAATGAGTCATCACGAGGATATAACAGTTCGCTGGGGCGGTTTCTAGGACAGTTGTCGGAGAAGGGGTAACAATCTTTTCGCAATGGCTGGGAATTTGAGCCGGAAATTCTGATTCTCGTTCATCAATCCATTTAATTTTAATCGGTAAGCCAGTGAGAACTTGCACAATCGCTCGCCCCACATGCCCTGCTCCAAAGAGATACAATACAGTCTGCTCGGGCAAAAAGGGTTCCAGAATTAGACTCACCGTTCCCCCGCAACACTGATACAGTTTTGGGGATAGGGTGTACTCGCGACGAGAAGGGGCAGTTTGTGAGGTAGCGAGTAACTCCCGCGCCTCCTGGATGGCTTCATATTCCAAGTTACCGCCACCAACTGTACTAAACGAGTGATCTGCCGTCACCACCATTTTTGCCCCCGCTTCCCGCGGTGTGGAACCTTGGGCATCCAATAGCGTAACCAGCACACAAGGGGTTCCTTCTGTTAACAACTGATTGAGAACCGGTAGCCACTCTTGGTAAAGTCCTGACATGGTTTAATCTTTCAGTGCTTCAATTGCCATTAAAATGCGCTCTGGTGTCGCCGGAGCGTTCAGTTTGGGAATTTTTTGATAGTTGGCACTGGCTGCCACTGCATCACGGAGGGCTAGAAAAACAGAAATGCCCAGCATCAAGGGCGGTTCCGCTACGGCTTTTGAGCGGTAGATGGTGTCCTCTCGATTTTCATTATCAAAGAGGTGAACATGAAATTCATTGGGAATATCTCGCCCAGTAGGAATTTTATAGGTGCTAGGGGCATGAGTCTTGAGAATGCCTTTATCATCCCACCACAGTTCTTCGGTGGTTAGCCAACCCATCCCTTGAACAAATCCCCCTTCAATTTGACCCATATCGAGGGCAGGATTTAGAGATTTGCCCACATCATGGACAATATCGGTACGGAGGAGATTATATTCTCCGGTGAGGGTATCGATGATGACTTCTGAAACGGCTGCCCCATAAGCGAAGTAAAAGAAGGGACGACCTTTGGCGGCTTTGCGATCCCAAGTAATTTTGGGGGTTGCATAAAAGCCAGTGGAGGAGAGAGAAATGCGGTTGGCATACGCCAGTTGTACCAGTTCAGCAAAGGGGATCGCTTGATCGCGCATTTGAACCCATCCCTCTTTAAAGACCACCTCATCAGGGGCAACTGAAAAATGTTTGGCAGCAAACTCCACCAATCGTTCTTTGATCGTGCGGGCTGCTGCTTGAGCCGCTTTCCCGTTGAGATCCGAACCACTTGATGCAGCCGTTGCGGAGGTATTCGGCACTTTACTGGTATTTGTCGCTGTGATCCGCACTTGCTTGAGATCAATTTGAAATTCTTCTGCCACCACCTGACAAATTTTCTGGTGCAAGCCCTGACCCATCTCCGTTCCACCATGATTCAGTTGCACGCTGCCATCTTTATAAATGTGTACCAATGCCCCGGCTTGATTCAGCATTTTCAGGGTAAAGCTAATGCCAAATTTAACCGGTGTCAGAGCAATCCCTTTTTTCAAGATCCGGTTCTGGGCATTAAACTCCCGGATCTGTTCCAATCGTGTCGCGTAGTCACTGCGTTCCTCTAACTCCGCAATCAGGTCCTGGATAATATTATCTTCTACTTTCATCCCATAATGGGTGAGACTGCGCTCTCCCAGTGCATCTGCCGGATCGTAAAAATTGCGCTTGCGAACCGTTAAGGGGTCTTTTCCCAGATAGCGGGCAATTTCATCAATGATCGATTCAATGGCTAACATTCCCTGGGGTCCGCCAAACCCTCGGAACGCAGTATTTGAGACTTTGTTGGTGCGACAGCGATAACTGGTTACTTTTGCATCGGAGAGATAATAGGCATTATCCGTATGAAACATGGCGCGATCCGCGATCGCGTTGGACAAATCCGCTGACATCCCGCAATTGAGCTGGTGACAAATATCGAGCCCGGTAATCAAGCCGGTTTCATCAAATCCCACTTGATACTCCACATGGAAATCATGACGTTTTCCGGTCATTTTAATATCGTCATCGCGATCGAGCCGTAATTTCACCGGACGATTAGTTTGCCACGCCAGCGCTGCTGCAATACAGGCAATCAACGAGGCTTGACTTTCTTTCCCGCCAAATGCCCCACCCATCCGGCGCACTTCCACTGTCACTGCATGATCCGCTAAGCCGAGTGTCTTTGCAATCAAATGCTGCACTTCCGAAGGATGTTGCGTCGATGACCAACAGTGCATTTCCCTATCATCACCCGGGGTTGCCAAAGCAATTTGACCTTCCAGATAAAAATGGTCTTGCCCGCCGATTGCCAACGTTCCTTCTAGCCGGTGTTGCGAGTCCGCCAAACCCCTTTCTGAGTCTCCCTGTTGCATGACATAAGTTTCACCGACAAAATCGCTTTTTGCCAGCGCTTGTTGGGGGGTTAAGACTGTTGGCAGTTCCTCATACTCAATCACCGCTTGTTGGGCAGCTTGACGGGCGAGGGCAATACTTTCCGCAGCCACTGCCAGTACCGATTGACCGGCATACAACACTTCTTCTTCCGCAAAAATCGGGTCACCGTCAAATACCGGTGCAACATCGTTCATCCCCGGCAAATCTTGTGCAGTCATTACCCCATAAACCCCTGGTAGGAGACAAGGCTGAGTATCCATTCTTTTAATGCGAGCATGAGCATAAGGGCTTTGCAGAACATAAGCGTGTAAGCAGCCTGCCGGTTCGCGAATATCATCGGTATAGGTTGCTGCACCAGTGACGTGCAACTGCGCACTTTCGTGGGGATAGGGGCGACCGACACTGCCTTTAGCGGGAGAATCAGGAGGATGATTTGGCATAGCGATAAACTTGGGTTGCAGTTTCTGGATTGGTCGTTTCTAGGTAAAACCGGGCGAGTAAGTTTTGGGCGATGCGAAGACGGTATTGCGCACTCGCCCGCAGATCAGTTAGTGGGGTAAATTCTTCTGCTACTGCTCTCATTGCTTGCTGTAGCGTCGTTTCATTCCATTGTTTGCCAATTAGAACCGCCTCAGCTTGACGCGATCGTTTTGGCGTTGCTGCCATACCCCCATAAGCAAGACGCGCGTCTGTAATCACCTCACCGTCAAAATGCAGAGCAAATCCGGCACAAACAGCAGAAATATCTTGATCGAACCGTTTAGAAATTTTGTAAGTTTTGAACTGGACATTTTCCGCACGATGGGGAACGATAATTTTCTCGATGAACTCTCCCGGTTGGCGATCCTGTTTGCCGTAAGCAATAAAGTAGTCTTCCAAGGAAAGGGTGCGCGTACCAGAAACATGGCGCAAGACAATTTTTGCCCCCAGCGCAATTAAAGGGGGCATACTATCGCCAATGGGAGAACCGTTGGCAATGTTGCCACCAATTGTCCCGGAATTGCGGATGTGAACTGAACCGAGTCGGCGCAATAATTCACCCAGACTGGGATCGTTTTCAGAAAGCGCCTCAAATGCCTCAGTATAAGTGACGGCAGCGCCGATTTCCGTTGCTTGATCCGTCGTGATGATTTCCCGTAAGGCGGTCACATTGCCAGTATAAATAATGACCGGGAGATGACGGTGCTGTTTCGTTACCCAAAGCCCCACATCCGTTCCTCCAGCAAGTAAAGTTGCCTCGGGATATTCCGCTAAGGTTTCCGCCAGTTCGGCTACCGTAACGGGTGCCAAATATAGACTGCCCTCGTCTTCATATTGGAACAGCGTTGTCCGTTGCAAGTCTTTGAGCGCTTCTGGGTGAGTTTTTAAGCGATGGGAACCGTTTTGTGTGGCTTGTCGGGCTGCGTCTAAAATGGGGCGGTAGCCAGTGCAACGACAAAGATTTCCCGCGATCGCGTCTTGAATGTCTTCATCATTGGGGGCAGGGTGATTATGATTCAAGCAACTTAATGCCATAACAAACCCTGGCGTGCAAAACCCACATTGTGACCCGTGACAATCCACCATCGCCTGCTGAACCGGATGTAATGTGCCATCAGCAGACTTGAGATGTTCGATGGTGATGACCTCCCGACCGTCTAAAACGGGGAAGAAGACAATGCAAGCATTAACCGCTTTATATATTATTTCCGTTCCTTTGGCACTCGGTTCACCAAGAATAACGGTGCAAGCCCCGCAATCCCCCTCAGCGCAGCCTTCTTTCGTCCCGGTGAGTCGCACTTGCGTCCGTAAATATTCCAAAACTGTCATAGTGGGTGACAGCCCGGACACAGTTTGTTTTTTGCCATTGAGAATAAATGTAATTGGCTCTGTCATTGCAAATATTCATTGGAATTCCTACTCCAGTTCTCCAATGACTCGCATCTTAGATATTATTCAAAATAATTCTCTGAGCAGTCGTATAGGAAATTACAAGATGTCCCCTCTCCATGCTTTCATTCAAGGCTTACCGAAAATCGAGTTGCACGTCCACATTGAGGGCACTCTCGAACCAGAATTAATGTTTAGCTTAGCTCAGCGCAATCAAATTCAACTTCCTTATCCGTCAGTGGAAGAGTTACGTCAGGCTTACCAGTTTGGCAACTTACAAGATTTTTTAGACCTTTATTATCAAGGCATGAGCGTGCTACAAACTGAGCAAGATTTCTATGATTTGACTTGGGCTTATCTGCAACGCATTGCCGATCAAAATGTTGTCCATACTGAAATTTTTTTCGATCCCCAAGGTCATACCAGTCGTGGTGTTTCGTTTGCAACCTTGATCAATGGGATTACTGCAGCGCTAAAAGATGCGCAAACTCAATTCGGAATCACGTCCAAGCTGATCCTTTGTTTCCTCCGTCATCTCAGTGAAGAAGATGCTTTCCAAACTCTGGAAGCAGCCTTACCCTACCAGGATCAAATAATCGGTGTGGGTTTAGATAGCTCGGAATTGGGTCATCCCCCCTCAAAATTTAAACGGGTGTTTGCAAAAGCTCATGCTGAGGGATTTCTAGCAGTAGCCCATGCCGGTGAAGAAGGACCCCCAGCTTATGTGTGGGAGGCACTGGATCAATTAAAAGTCCACCGGATTGATCATGGCAATCGTGCCTTGGAAGATGAGAGGTTAGTCAAGCGCCTTGTGGAAGAAAAAGTGGTGCTAACGGTTTGCCCACTGAGTAACCTGAAACTTTGCAGTGTGAAAGATTTGCGCGATCATCCCCTGAAAACAATGCTAGATTTAGGTCTAAAAGCAACGGTCAACTCTGATGATCCGGCGTATTTTGGTGGCTATATGACTGAAAATTATCAAGCCATTACCGAAGCACTCAATTTACAGCAAGACGACATCAAGCAATTAGCAGAAAATAGTATTGATGGGAGTTTTCTCTCTTCGATTGAAAAAGCTACCTTGAAAACACAGCTTAATGAATATATTATTCAAAAAAGCTATTGACAGCCACGCGATGTGCTTCGGACAGTCGCAAAGCGACATCGCGCATTCCTAGGTAAAATATTAATCGCGCTATCATAACAGTGTTTCTCATCGCGATAAAGCCTCATGTATCAAACCGATCCGCCTTTACCGCCCAAAGAGACCCTTCCCACCATGTACGATCTCAAAAGTGAAGATCCAGAGGAACCGGGTTTGCCTGACGAATTTCATGATTTACAACCGCAACTGCTACGGGAAACGTTTCAACCCCCGACCTATTCCCCCGAAGAAATTTTTATTGGCACGGACCTCAATCTTTACTACGATGTCCGTCATCCCCAATGGTATAAACGTCCTGACTGGTTTGCAGTGGTGGGTGTATCTCGTCTTTATGAACAGCAAGATTTACGCTTGAGTTATGTGATCTGGCAAGAAGGGGTCAGTCCGCTGGTGGCGGTGGAGTTGCTTTCTCCTGGTACGGAAAAAGAAGATTTAGGGCAAACCTTGCGAGATGTTACTCAACCACCCACTAAATGGGAAGTATATGAGCAGATTTTGCGGATTCCCTATTATGTGGTGTTTGATCGCTACACGGATCGATTGCGGGCATTTACTTTACAAGGAGAACGATATCAGGAGTTAGATTTAGAAAGGGGGCAACTTTGGATTCCCAGTTTAGAACTAGGGTTAGGATTATGGTCGGGAAGCTATGATGGGATTAATCGCCAGTGGTTGCGTTGGTTGGATGAGCAAGGAAACTGGATTCCTACCATAGTGGAACAGCGGGAACAAGAACGGCAGCGAGTGGAACAAGAACGACAACGAGCCGACCAAGAGAAACAAAGGGCTGATCGCTTGGCGCAAAAGCTGAGAGAATTAGGCATTGATCCCGATACGCTTTCCTCACAAGAGGTCTAACGTTGACAATGCTCATCCAGATTGCCAATAAAACTAACTGTAGTAGTTAGACGACTCCTTACCAACATGTCCCTTTGAGAAATAGCAAAATATTTTGAATAACTATAGGTTTGTGTAGACAGAGGGAACGAGAACAATAGCGCTTCTCGTTATTTGATGCGAAATTTACAGCTATCTCTTGCCATGACACTTATCCTAAAATCGATGATTGTCAACTCGAATCGAGAGCTTCAGGTTTATGTCTACTGGTCAGGATTGGATGGTTACAGAAACTGGGCAGTGCCAACTCTGCCCCACCCCTCGAGAATGGGATTTGCTGGAAACGCCTTACTATTTCCATCGCTTTTTAACCGAGATCGACGATCTGCTGAAGCAAGCAACGACAGAGGATCAATGTGATTGCCTTCCTCAACTCCGCCAACTGGTGCGAAAACTTGTCCTCAATTCCTATTGGCTGCAAACTCAGCGACCCAAGCCTTCCGCCATGACCAATACAGCTACCCTTAACCTTTACGATGAAATCGGGTATCCGCTCACTGTTCAAATCGAGACTTATCAACTGGGAACCCAATCATCAATTCATAATCATGGTACTTGGGGGATTGTCACGATTTTGCAAGGGCAGGAAAAAAATATGTTGTGGCAACGAGCACCTCAGCCCCAGTTTCCTGACAAGATCATGCCAGTGGGAGAAAAAATCCTAGGTGTCGGAGATGTGATTAGCTTTACCCCAGAGGCGATCCATTGTGTGCAGGCAATTGGGGAACAGGAGTTGGTCACGTTCAATCTCTATGGGGAAACTAATCGTAGACACAGATTTGAATTTGACCCAACCACTCACCGAGCGAAGCCTTACTAAATCGGTTGAAGACCCTATGGCTGCGAGTAACCCCTTTTTTCAATTACCTTATGAATCAGCTTTAGAATCCTTGGGGGATGCGTTTTATGATCGCGTTCAACCTGCTACCTTCCCTCAACCCATTCTTCGGTTCCGTAATGACGAGCTGCTGATTCAACTTGGCTTAGATCCAAAACAGGTGACAGATGCCCACTTTCTTGAAGCTTTCGGTGAGTTCCAAGCTTCTCCCCACCCCTGTGTTGGACTAGCCTTGCGCTATCACGGCCATCAATTTGGTCAATATAATCCCTACTTGGGGGATGGACGAGGCTTCCTCTACGGTCAAGTGCGGACTCCAACCGGGCAATTGCTGGATTTTGGCACCAAGGGCTCAGGTCAAACCCCCCATTCGCAAGGGCGAGATGGACGGATGTCTTTGCTGGGGGGAGTGCGAGAAGTTTTGGCAGCGGAAGCTCTCCATCGTCTAGGAATCTCTACCTCCCGGGTACTTTGTTTGATCGAAACGGGAGAGGTCATTACTCGCGAGGATGAATCAGCCCCAACCCGATGTGCAATCATGGTTCGCCTTAGTCACTCCCACATTCGCTTTGGCACATTTGAGCGCTTGGAGTATTATGATCGTCGGGATTGCGTGCGCCAACTTCTCGATTATGTAGTGCAGCATTACTACAGTCATCTCTGGAAACAACCTGATCAAGATCGACATTTCTATGCGGCCTTGGTGCAACGAACAGCCCAACTGGTGGCGCAGTGGATGGCGGCAGGCTTCTGTCATGGGGTCTTGAACACGGACAATATGTCGATCACTGGGGAGGGCTTTGACTATGGTCCCTATGCCTTTATTGGAACTTACCTTCCCTACTTTACCCCTGCCTCCTTTGATCGTTGGGGGCGGTACAGTTATCGCAATCAGCCGAGAATGTGTCGCTGGAACTTGGCAATGCTGCAACGTCCCTTAGCCTTGGTGATACCGCAGAGTGAGCTAGAGGCCATCTTGGAATCATTTACGGCGGAGTATGAACGAGCCTACCAGCAAGCGATGCTCGGTAAATTGGGCTTTGATTATTTGCCTGAAGCCGATGCCGAAATGTTACTTCGCGTTACTGTAGAGTTCTTATTTAGGAGTCAAATGGGCTATCATCAATTTTTTCTAGAACTGCGACGCCAATTTTCTTCCCAGTGGCGAGAGAATCCAGCGACTATCTTTGCTGATTGCAGTTTTCTCAATTCTAAGGAACAGGCGATCGCGCTCAACCCCTGGCGAAGGTTGTACTATCGCTTACTACAAGAACAACCCGAGACGGAGATGCCTGCCATTGCTGAACGGTTGACTGCTCATAATCCCAAGCAGGTGCCTTTACAGTCGACGATCAAGGAAGTTTGGGCAGGGATTGTCCAAGGGGATGATTGGCATCCCTTTAACAAACTTCTGGCTCGGTTGAAACGTGATGGCTAATGCGGGTTGAACGAACCTTTCGACACTGGTTAAGCTAAGTGTTGGTGAACGGTATCAACAAGATAATGACTCCAATGCTGAGCCACTTCTAAATGCGCTGCTTCCACCATGACACGAATCACAGGTTCAGTTCCAGACGCTCGCACCAGAACTCGCCCTTGATCGCCCATTGCTTGCTCGGCTTGTGTAATCGCGCTCTGCAAAGGATCACAATCTTGCCAAGCACCCCGTTTTTCCACATCCTCGACCCGCACATTGTTCAATAACTGGGGATAGGTTTCAAAACTCTGATCTCGCATTTCACTTAAAGATAAGCCCAAATGACGGGTCAAACAAGCTAAATGGAGAGCTGTTTGTACCCCATCCCCACTGCAGCTGTAGTGATGGCAAATCACATGACCAGACTGTTCTCCTCCCAACATTGCCCCGGTTTCCCACATCTGGGCTTGCACATGCTGATCGCCCACTGGGGTGCGGATGAGGCAACCACCTAGTTCTTCCCACGCCCGTTCAAAGCCTAAGTTAGCCATAACGGTTGCAATTAAGAGATCATTGGGGAGTTGCGATTGACTTTGGAGAAGTTGACCCCAAAAGTAGAGAATATAGTCGCCATCCACGATCCGTCCTTGACGATCGACGGCTAAAACGCGATCGGCGTCGCCATCAAAGGCAAAGCCCATGTCAGCTTCAGTTTCGCAAACGGTTTGTTGCAAGATACGGAGATTGGTGGAGCCACAATCGACATTAATGCGGTTGCCATCGGGCGTTTCATGAATCGAAATCACCGTTGCGCCTAAGGCTTGGAATAATGATGGTGCAACTTTTACAGAGGCTCCCCAGGCCAAATCAAGCACAATTTTGAGGCCCGCTAAAGGACGATTGCTCGGTAAAGACTGTTCTAAGGCATGGGTATATTGTTGCACAAGTCTCTGACGGGGATAATGCTGCCCCCAGTTGACATGAGGGGCAGTAAATGCTTTATTGCCGCGAACACCGGCTTCGATCGCGCTGGCTTGCGCTTTCCCTAATTTCGTTCCATTCGCCGTAAAAAACTTGATGCCATTGTCTTCTGGGGGATTATGGCTGGCTGAAATCATGATCCCGCCGATGGCATCGGTATGGGCAGTGAGATAAGCCACACAGGGGGTTGGACACAACCCTAGATTCCAGACTTCTAATCCGGCAGCGGTTAACCCTGCGGTGAGGGACATCGCAAGCATATCACTAGAGTTACGAGAATCTTGACCAATCGCGATCGCGCCGATTCCTGATTGCTCTTTATACATTTGTCCTGCCCAAAACCCGACAGCGAGGGCAAAAGGGGCCGTTAATAAATCTCCCGCTTGTCCGCGAATGCCATCCGTGCCAAAGAGTTTACCCTTAGGAAGCGGGGGTAAATTCAAAAAAGAATTAGCAGCCACTGCAACAACCATTTGACTCACTCCTCACACAAAATAAAATAATTTACTTTGGAGGATAGCATGATCCAGCACTTCTCTAAAGCCCCTGTGCAGTTAACCGTTGTTCCATGACTTCCCAACTCACGCCTCGTTCAATATATTGCGGCTGATCAGGGGAATAAGGACTTTGTGCGCGGTCAATACTGAGAATTTTGGCTTGTTCTGATAAAACCGGAACATCTGGGTCATAAGCGGTGGCACCGGTTAAAGAACTGGAAAAGCCCTTAAAAATCAAAATCTGGTCAGTTTCTCCTTCGGTTTCTACAGCCAGCAGTAATACCTCTTCGGGATGTTTCAACGTATATTGTTCTAAGCGTTTTTCTGGCGTACTCATCAATCCTCCTGCATGGCAGTCCGTCCTTCTTTCGCTAAACGAACAATAACAAAGTAAGCGAGAGAAGCGACATAAAGCACTAAACCCATCATCCCCAATATACCGAGAAAACTAGCTGTGGAATTGGGATGAAACCACTCTTTGTAAAGTTGGGGGGCTTCCAACCACACTTGGCAATAGGGCTGTTGTTGAAATTCTTCAGAGAAGGCACAAGCGAAAAAGGGCAGATTCGCGATCGCGCCCAAAGCCGAATAAACCGTTACCGCCCAGCGCCAAGCCGTAAACACAAATTTCAAGGGACGTTGCGGTTGATCAATTAAATCCTCGTTAATATCGGCCCAAAACCAGAGGGAAACAGGAATTAACACGCGAGCCAACAATCCCGAGAGATAGCCAAACGCCCATCCCGGAATCATCAAATAAACCGTAATCATTAATAGGCTAGACACCCGCCAATAAATCACTAGTAAACGTTGCATCGTCTGCGCTTTCTGGATAAATGCCCACAACAATAAAATGAGAGGGATCAGGACTGTAAATAAAACCGCCAGTCGATAGTCTATCCAGACCAAAGGGCGATACCAAACGTCCGCTTCCATAATTGACCTCTACTTACCAACAACATCCGTTATCTTACCAACTGCTGGGTCACGGAAGATTATGTTCTGGTCAGGATGATCAACAGAAGTTTCTACGCTTGGATTTGCGAGAGGGGAGGTTAATCCGGTATGGTTGCCGTGTTGAGTCTAACGGGAAATAACCATGAGCCAAGAATCGGGTGTTAAAACAGACGAGAAAAAACAGCATTTTGACGATATTTACATGGAATCGAGTCCCGTTCCTTTCAAAGAACGGATTATCGATGCTTTAGACTATATTTCTGACAATAATAACCGGCAAACCTTTGATCGCTTGATTCTACCGTGGTGCCAAACCCAGGGGGGAAAAGGGATTCCTTATGTTGATCTCTGTTGCTGTTTTGGCAATACCACCCTCGCGATCGCGCACGATATGACAGTGGAGGAAATTCGGGAAAACTGGAAAGATGAGCAAAGTGCGCAACACCCCCTTAAACCCCGTCGCCTAAACTTACAAACCACTGGCATTGATATTTCGGAAAATGCCCTTAACTACACGCAAAAGGCAGGCATCTTTGATCAAATCATTCAAGCCGATCTCAACCAGCCCCCTGCAGAAAAGAAACGCCAAGTTCTGCAAACCATGGAAAATGCCGATATCTTGGTTTCAACGGCCGCTTTAGTCTATTTAGAAGAAAGCGCGATCCGAGATCTAATTGCTGCGTTTGCCAAAGCCCCTCGTGACGGGTATTGCCTAGTTAACTTCCTCAATCCCTTTGGTTTAGAGAAAGCTGATGCCACAAAGCGTATTCTCCTAGAACATCTCAATTTTGTCGGCAGTACCGCAACTCGCCACCGCCGACTCTCCTCTTTAGAACAAGAAAACTATCCCGGTGAAGAA
Coding sequences:
- a CDS encoding phosphoglucosamine mutase, giving the protein MVVAVAANSFLNLPPLPKGKLFGTDGIRGQAGDLLTAPFALAVGFWAGQMYKEQSGIGAIAIGQDSRNSSDMLAMSLTAGLTAAGLEVWNLGLCPTPCVAYLTAHTDAIGGIMISASHNPPEDNGIKFFTANGTKLGKAQASAIEAGVRGNKAFTAPHVNWGQHYPRQRLVQQYTHALEQSLPSNRPLAGLKIVLDLAWGASVKVAPSLFQALGATVISIHETPDGNRINVDCGSTNLRILQQTVCETEADMGFAFDGDADRVLAVDRQGRIVDGDYILYFWGQLLQSQSQLPNDLLIATVMANLGFERAWEELGGCLIRTPVGDQHVQAQMWETGAMLGGEQSGHVICHHYSCSGDGVQTALHLACLTRHLGLSLSEMRDQSFETYPQLLNNVRVEDVEKRGAWQDCDPLQSAITQAEQAMGDQGRVLVRASGTEPVIRVMVEAAHLEVAQHWSHYLVDTVHQHLA
- the xdhC gene encoding xanthine dehydrogenase accessory protein XdhC; the protein is MSGLYQEWLPVLNQLLTEGTPCVLVTLLDAQGSTPREAGAKMVVTADHSFSTVGGGNLEYEAIQEARELLATSQTAPSRREYTLSPKLYQCCGGTVSLILEPFLPEQTVLYLFGAGHVGRAIVQVLTGLPIKIKWIDERESEFPAQIPSHCEKIVTPSPTTVLETAPANCYILVMTHLHPRDFQIVQAAFTHNQFAYLGLIGSKTKRSRFEKYLQEAGVAKTELQRLTCPIGIEGITGKHPREIAIAVAAQLLQQGITGANVCSPHV
- a CDS encoding adenosine deaminase is translated as MSPLHAFIQGLPKIELHVHIEGTLEPELMFSLAQRNQIQLPYPSVEELRQAYQFGNLQDFLDLYYQGMSVLQTEQDFYDLTWAYLQRIADQNVVHTEIFFDPQGHTSRGVSFATLINGITAALKDAQTQFGITSKLILCFLRHLSEEDAFQTLEAALPYQDQIIGVGLDSSELGHPPSKFKRVFAKAHAEGFLAVAHAGEEGPPAYVWEALDQLKVHRIDHGNRALEDERLVKRLVEEKVVLTVCPLSNLKLCSVKDLRDHPLKTMLDLGLKATVNSDDPAYFGGYMTENYQAITEALNLQQDDIKQLAENSIDGSFLSSIEKATLKTQLNEYIIQKSY
- the xdhB gene encoding xanthine dehydrogenase molybdopterin binding subunit, translating into MPNHPPDSPAKGSVGRPYPHESAQLHVTGAATYTDDIREPAGCLHAYVLQSPYAHARIKRMDTQPCLLPGVYGVMTAQDLPGMNDVAPVFDGDPIFAEEEVLYAGQSVLAVAAESIALARQAAQQAVIEYEELPTVLTPQQALAKSDFVGETYVMQQGDSERGLADSQHRLEGTLAIGGQDHFYLEGQIALATPGDDREMHCWSSTQHPSEVQHLIAKTLGLADHAVTVEVRRMGGAFGGKESQASLIACIAAALAWQTNRPVKLRLDRDDDIKMTGKRHDFHVEYQVGFDETGLITGLDICHQLNCGMSADLSNAIADRAMFHTDNAYYLSDAKVTSYRCRTNKVSNTAFRGFGGPQGMLAIESIIDEIARYLGKDPLTVRKRNFYDPADALGERSLTHYGMKVEDNIIQDLIAELEERSDYATRLEQIREFNAQNRILKKGIALTPVKFGISFTLKMLNQAGALVHIYKDGSVQLNHGGTEMGQGLHQKICQVVAEEFQIDLKQVRITATNTSKVPNTSATAASSGSDLNGKAAQAAARTIKERLVEFAAKHFSVAPDEVVFKEGWVQMRDQAIPFAELVQLAYANRISLSSTGFYATPKITWDRKAAKGRPFFYFAYGAAVSEVIIDTLTGEYNLLRTDIVHDVGKSLNPALDMGQIEGGFVQGMGWLTTEELWWDDKGILKTHAPSTYKIPTGRDIPNEFHVHLFDNENREDTIYRSKAVAEPPLMLGISVFLALRDAVAASANYQKIPKLNAPATPERILMAIEALKD
- a CDS encoding cupin encodes the protein MSTGQDWMVTETGQCQLCPTPREWDLLETPYYFHRFLTEIDDLLKQATTEDQCDCLPQLRQLVRKLVLNSYWLQTQRPKPSAMTNTATLNLYDEIGYPLTVQIETYQLGTQSSIHNHGTWGIVTILQGQEKNMLWQRAPQPQFPDKIMPVGEKILGVGDVISFTPEAIHCVQAIGEQELVTFNLYGETNRRHRFEFDPTTHRAKPY
- a CDS encoding YdiU family protein, whose protein sequence is MAASNPFFQLPYESALESLGDAFYDRVQPATFPQPILRFRNDELLIQLGLDPKQVTDAHFLEAFGEFQASPHPCVGLALRYHGHQFGQYNPYLGDGRGFLYGQVRTPTGQLLDFGTKGSGQTPHSQGRDGRMSLLGGVREVLAAEALHRLGISTSRVLCLIETGEVITREDESAPTRCAIMVRLSHSHIRFGTFERLEYYDRRDCVRQLLDYVVQHYYSHLWKQPDQDRHFYAALVQRTAQLVAQWMAAGFCHGVLNTDNMSITGEGFDYGPYAFIGTYLPYFTPASFDRWGRYSYRNQPRMCRWNLAMLQRPLALVIPQSELEAILESFTAEYERAYQQAMLGKLGFDYLPEADAEMLLRVTVEFLFRSQMGYHQFFLELRRQFSSQWRENPATIFADCSFLNSKEQAIALNPWRRLYYRLLQEQPETEMPAIAERLTAHNPKQVPLQSTIKEVWAGIVQGDDWHPFNKLLARLKRDG
- the xdhA gene encoding xanthine dehydrogenase small subunit, which translates into the protein MTEPITFILNGKKQTVSGLSPTMTVLEYLRTQVRLTGTKEGCAEGDCGACTVILGEPSAKGTEIIYKAVNACIVFFPVLDGREVITIEHLKSADGTLHPVQQAMVDCHGSQCGFCTPGFVMALSCLNHNHPAPNDEDIQDAIAGNLCRCTGYRPILDAARQATQNGSHRLKTHPEALKDLQRTTLFQYEDEGSLYLAPVTVAELAETLAEYPEATLLAGGTDVGLWVTKQHRHLPVIIYTGNVTALREIITTDQATEIGAAVTYTEAFEALSENDPSLGELLRRLGSVHIRNSGTIGGNIANGSPIGDSMPPLIALGAKIVLRHVSGTRTLSLEDYFIAYGKQDRQPGEFIEKIIVPHRAENVQFKTYKISKRFDQDISAVCAGFALHFDGEVITDARLAYGGMAATPKRSRQAEAVLIGKQWNETTLQQAMRAVAEEFTPLTDLRASAQYRLRIAQNLLARFYLETTNPETATQVYRYAKSSS